From bacterium:
TCCGACTCCGGTCGTGGCGACGACGCGGAGGATCTCGTAGCACGCCTCACTGAGGTGCTGATCGATCACGTCGACTAGGGCTTCAGCGTCCCGCTGCTCAAATGCCTTCACGATCCGCTCGTGCTCCTTCTGTCCGTGGTCGCTGTTGCTGAGTGCGCGGACTTGGAAGTTCCGGACGATGTGAAGGTGGACGTTGTAGGTCCGATACGTCTCGAGGATGAGCGGATTCCCGCAGTTCTCCACGAATATCTCGTGAAGCCTGTAGTCGGAAGCCATCCAGTCGTCGATCTTGTCCTGTCGATAGTGGTTGCGGTCGATGCAATTGGCGAGGGCGGCAACGCACGCTTTCGCTTCATCGATCGCTGAGTCCGGCGCCAGCTCGACTGCGATCCGCGCAGCGTAGATCTCGATCATCCGCCGAAGGCCGAAGATTTGTTGGATGTCGTCATGTCCGAGTGGCCTGATCGTCGTCCCCGAGCGCGGCGCCACGAACAGAAGGCCCTCGCGTTCCAACTGCTCCACCGCCGCCGTGACGGGAGTGACACTTACGCCGAGACGCTGGCTCACCCACCGGATTGACAACCGCTCTCCGGCTGGCCATGCGCGCTTTGCGATCATGTCGCGGAGATAGTCGTACGCGCGCTTCGACTGGGGTTCCGTGCTATTCCTCGTTGCCATGATTGGTCCCAGTGGGCGGCTGAAATCGCAGTGAATTATACCTGGGATTGCAGCCTTCCGGGCCGGTGGATTGCGGTGGCTCCCGAGTGAGTCACGACGGTTACCCGGTTTACCAACGCCCCGAGGCCGTCAACTGAGATGGTGATCACATCGCCGGCGGCCGCCGAATATGGTGGAGGCGGGACGATCGGCGTTCCCGTGAGAAGCCAGGCGCCGACGGGCAGCCGATAGGCGGCGTGCAGAACACCGCACAGCTCAACCGGGTCCCTGACCATGTCAGATAGCGGCGCGACGCCGGCGAAGACCTCCGAGCCGTCGCGCTCGATGGTCATTTGGATACGGCGGGCAGGTAGCTCGCCGAGCTCCCATGCCAGGACCGCTGCAGGCCCGATCGAGCAGCTGCGGTCGTAAATCTTGGCCTGGGGAAGATAGAGCGGGTTGTCACCCTCGATCGAACGCGAGCTCATGTCGTTGCCGCAGCTGTAAGCGACTGCTTCGCCGCGGCTGTTGGTCAGGACCGCGAGCTCAGGTTCAGGGACGTCCCAGGTCGAGTCCGGTCGAATCCCAACCTCGCCGCCAGGCGGAATGACTCGCCACCCCGATGCCTTGAAGAACAGCTCCGGGCGGTCGGCCTGGTACACGCGTTCATAGACGTCGGCATCGGTCGACTCCTCCATCCTGGCCTGACGGCTTCGAAGATAGGTGACGCCGGCTCCCCACACCTCCTGTCCCTCGACCGGAGACAACAGACTGATATCCCCAACGACAATCTCGGGCCACCGGCGGCCGGATTCGATCTGCGCCCTCATGTCGGCGGCCGATCCGGTTAGGAGCTCGTCGAGTGTCAGCGGGGAGAGGTCGAAGAGCCGGCCCCCGCGCCAGAGGGCAAGGAGCCGACGATCGCGATCCGCGGCAAGAACCAGCGACGTACCGGCGGGAAGTGAGGTCGCCAGCGTCACCGACCGCCATCCACGTGGACGGTCTTCCATGGCTTGAAGAATTCACGCGCAACCTTGCCCTGCTCGTGGCTGCCGGTTGAGCTCTGCTCCATCCCGCCAAACGGTGCCTGGCCATCGCGCCATGCGATGAAGGAGCGGGCAACGGGGATGGTCGAATTCACCGAATCAGAGCTGTGCCCATATGTGGGCAAGTCTCAGCGCTCACCGGCTTCCTACAGGACCCCAACCGTCATGCGGTCGATCGCGTCCCAATCGAACTCGATGCCCAGCCCGGGTGTGGACGGTGGGTGGGCGAAGCCCTCGGAATCGATCACGAGGCCGGCCTTTAGCCCGCAGTCGAGTCCGGTGGTGGGGACCAGCAGCTCAAAGTAGGTGCAGTTCGCGATTGCGCTGCAGCAATGGAGGTTGACGATCTCCATAGCGTGGTAGATGCTCGTGTGGATCTCGCACTGCATCCCGAATGATTCAGCGAGGTGCGCTGTCTTCAGAACCGGGGTGACTCCACCCTTCCAAGAGACATCCGATCTCACGATGTCGACGACGTCGTTCGCGATGTAGTTCGCGATCGCATAGTGATTCCCCGCCAATACCTCGGTGCCGCAGATTGGAATGTCCAGCGCGGCCGCGAGCTTGCGCTGCGAATGGGCGTCCACATCGAAGACCGGCTCTTCAAGCCACAGGTATCCAAGGCGTTCGAGCTCGCGTCCGATCCGCAGGGCCTGGGGGTACGTGTACGCTGCGACCGGATCGGCCATCAGGGCGAATTCCGGACCGACCGCATCACGGCAGGCGCGGTAGATCTCGAGGTCACGTGCCGGGTCGCCGGGCGGGTGGATCTTGTACGCGTGCCATCCCTTGCTCTTGACCTCTGCGGCCTGCGCGGCGTACGCGTCGACGGACGGTAGGACGAAGGAACTGCCGTAGACAGGCACGCGCCTCCGATACTCGCCCAAGAGCCGATACAGAGGTAGCCCTGCTGCTTGGGCCGCAATGTCCCAAAGACAGATGTCAAAAGGGCTATATGCATAGGTCGGGACGAGGTTCCACCAACGGTCGTGCGACCGGAAGTCGTGCCAGTGGCGCTCGCGTGCCAACGCGTCCTTCCCGATGAAGAAAGGCTTGATTGACGCCGCTGCGACATGCCCGCCGGCTTCAGCGCCGCGTGCGCTGAAGCCGAATGAGTGGCCTTGGAGCCCACCCTGCGTGGTGATGGTGACGACGAGAAAATCCAGGGCGCGCTGCCTCACATGCGCGAGCGTGCCCGGGTCGACGTCGTGGTTACGGCACATCCTGATGTCGATGTCCGTGATGACGAAGTCCTTCTCGACCGCGCGCGTAGCGGAAGCGCTGACATGTTTAAGCACGTCGCGCCTGCTGCACGCCTTGGTTGCTGGACGGCGGCGCCTCGAGCCCCGAAGACGGGCTGGCGGCCACCGACGTGGGTCGGGCGGTCCCGCGGCGAACGTGCGAAGCAGCTCGGCCAGAGGCGGTGTAGATCGTTGCGGCAGTGATGATGACGGCACCCTGGATTAGCCCTTGGTAGTTGCTGCCGAGGTTCATCACGTTGAAGCCGTTGGCGAGCGTAAAAAGAATCGCCGTCCCCACGATCGACTTGATGACGCTTCCGAAACCACCGAACAGACTGGTCCCGCCGAGAATCGCTGCGGCGAGCACGGTCAGTTCCATGCCCGTCATCGCGTCGGGCGTCACAGCCCCGATCCGGGCGGCGTACATCGTTCCGGCGAACGCAGCCGCGACTCCGCTGAGGACGAGGGCGCCGATTCGATAGAGGTTGACGCGGATGCCCGACAACCGCGCCGCCTCGGAATTCCCGCCAACCGCATACAGCCGGCGCCCAACGATCGTGAAGCGGAGCACGAGCCACGCCGCGATCGTCACCGCGAACATGAAGTACACCTCGCGATCGAGCACAAGCGTGTATGGGTTGAAGATGCCGTAGACCACGAGCGCCGCGCCGATGAGCAGCCACACGCTGGCACGCAGGGCCGCCGGCCTGAGCTCACTCCTGTTGCGGAACACCGTCACCAGGCCGATGCCAAGCAGGACGATTCCGATCAACGGAAGCAGGTTGGGCGTTCGTTGATAGACATTCTCGACATTGGTCAGGGCTAGGCTGTTCGCAGAGACGGTTCGCGCATTCGTGAGCAGCAACAAGAGTCCGCGCACCGCGGTGAGGGTGCCGAGGGTGACAATGAACGCGTTGACTCGGACAACCTGCACCAAAACCCCGTTGAGGAGCCCGACCAGCAGCCCCACGGTTAAGGCCGCGGCCAGGGCGATGTATACCCCGTAGCGGTCAAGAAGCGCTAGCCCCACGGCACCCGACAGCGCCGCCACTGAGCCCACCGACAGGTCGAAGTTGCCGCTTATAAGGACGATCGTCGTAACGACCGCGAGGAGGCCGACGATCGCCATCTGGTCGAGGATGTTCGCCGCGTTGACGCCGCTGATGTAGTTGAGGCCCCCCTTCGCTGAAGTGAGGACGGTGAAGATGGCGACGATCAGGAGGAGGGCGTAGTAGACGCCCGCATTCTGAAAGGACAGCGCCTCGCGCCTGAGCCCGCTGAAGAGCGTTCTCATGCGGCGCTGCCATCCTCAAGGTCGATACCGCTGGCGGCCGCGAGCAGCTCCTCCTTGGTGACGTCGCATGCGCGGTACTCCCGGATGCACCTCCCCTCGCGAAGTACGAGCACGCGGTCACACACGGCGAGTAGCTCCTCGAATTCAGAGGAGACCATGACGACCGCCTGGCCCTCATCCGCGAGGCGGCGTATCAGGGCGAGGATGTCAGCTTTCGCCCCGACGTCAACGCCGACCGTCGGCTCGTCGAGCAGCAAGACCTTCTCGCGGCCTGACGTCCACTTGGCGAACGCGACCTTCTGGGCATTGCCACCACTCAGACTTGAGACCGGATCTTCCACCGAGTGCGCGACGATGCGGAGTTCGCGGATTGCGTCGATAGCCCGCTGCCGCTCGCGCCGCGTGTCGAGTACCCACGCACCGGCCGAAAAGGTTCCAAGTGATGGGAGCGTGACGTTCCGCCAGATTTCCCACTCGGGAATGAGGCCCTGCCTGATTCGATCTTCGGGGACCAGCGCGATTCCGGCGCGGACTCCCACGGTGGGGTTGGCCTCGACTGGCCGTCCGTCCACCGTCACGGCTCCCGAGCGCCGGCGGTCGTCGCCGAAGATCGCGTGCAGCAGCTCGGAGCGCCCCGACCCCAAGAGGCCGGCGACACCAACGATTTCGCCTGCAGCCACTGACATCGAGACATCGACAAGCCGTCCGGGGCTCGACAGGCCGCTGACGGTCAGCCTGGGGATCGGGTGGGGTGCGGTCGGCCGTATCGAGCCGGCGATTTCCTCGGCGAGAGCTCGACCGGCGATGGCTCTGATGAGTGTCTGCTCAGCGAAGGACGCTGTCGGGCCGGTTGCCACGGCGGCACCATCGCGCAGGACGGTCACCGTGCTGGTCAGCCGCAAGACCTCATCGAGGTAGTGGCTGATGTAGAGAAACGCGGTTGATTCGGCCCGGCTCAGGTGGCCGACAACCCGGAACACGACCTGCCGCTCCTCGTGCGAGAGGGACGCGGTCGGCTCGTCCATGATGATCAGGTCCGCTCCACGGGCCAGGGCTTGGAGGAGGGCCGTCATCTGCCGTAATCCGATCGGCAGATTCTGGACGAGCGCGTCAGGATCGATCTCGTAGCGGATCCGGTCGAGCAGGGCATTGAAGTCGCGGAGCCGCGAGCGGCGGTCATACCGCCAGCCGGCCCTCGAAAGGTAGACATTCTCGAGCACGGAGAGCGTTGGGACGAGCGGGATGTGCTGGTAGATGGCGGCGATGCCCGACGCTTTGGCGTCGGCAGGACCGGTCCAGGAGCACTGCCGGCCTTTCCAGAGGATCTCGCCGGCGGTTGGTGGTATGGCGCCGGTGAGAATCTTGATCAAGGTCGACTTACCGGCTCCGTTGGCTCCGACGAGCCCGTGAATCTCGCCGGCGTCGAGCGTCAGATCGACGCCACGCAGCGCCACCGTGCCATTCGGATAGACCTTTTCGACATCGATAAGTCGAAGCAACGGTGACGCTGCGCTCATCGGGAATTCGTCCTGTGCCGTTCTAGAATTGAACCGGACAGTCCGACAGATTCGCTTGGGTGATCGCCGGAGTCGGAAGAGAGATGTACTTGCGATCGTAGTGGGTCTGCCCGGTCAGCTGGTCGTAGGCCGTCGACATTGCGAGTTCCCCAAGAGTGACCGGCCGCTGGCACACCGTCCCGTAGATTGTCCCGTCCTTGATCAGGTTGGCAGTTGGCTGGTCGATCCCAACTCCGACCACCTTCGGCTTCGAGGCGAGACCGGACAGCGCCTGCCCGCATCCCGCGGCCATGTCCTGCGACATTGCGTACACGAGCTGAATCGTGGGGTGGGCGGTCAGCATGTTCTGACAGGCGGACCGGCCGCCTTCAGGCGTCCAGGCGCCAGGTTGCGTGGCCACGACGGTGAAGCTCGCCGAGCCTTTATGAATCGCGTCGAGGAAGCCTTGGCTCCGCTGGTGTACAGCGACAAAGCAACACCCGGAGCCCTCGACGATGGCGATTTGGCCTCCGGAGGGCAGCGCCTGGAGCGCCAGCGCGCCGGCGGTTGCACCGACCTGCACCTCGCCCTGCGTCACGTAGGCGAAGAGACCCGAGTACACATTCGCGGGATCGTCGGACGTCCCAACCTGCGTGTGCACGGCCATGACCGGAATCCCGGCGGCACGGATCTGGGCGACTTCGCGCTGCGCCGCGGCTCCGTCATTGGGCTGGAGGATGATCAGATCGACCTTCTGGGCGATGAGATCCTGGACGTTGCTCGCCTCTGTCTCGACCTTCCCCTTGGAGTCGAGCTCGATCACCTTGACGCCGAGCGCCTGCGCCTTGTTCTTGATGCCGGTTCCGATCGCCGCCGCGTACGGGTACTGCAGGCCAGCGTTGATCTCCCCGATTGTGAATGTCTTGTTGCTTCCGGACCCGGAGGCGCCTCCCCCTCCGCACGCCACGAGACTCACGAGCCCCACCGCGACCGCGGCGAGCGCCGAGAGCGACCCGAACCTAGTCATCGAAACCTCCTTGTACACTGTGACTGAAGTTGCGCTATGCTGCCATCTGATGTGTCAGTTTGTCAACATCGCTGCGGCGTGCGATCGTTCGGACTGACTTTGGGGCTCCGCCCTGGGGCCGCCGACGCCTATCGCGCGTACCACGCGGCGCCTTGGCCGGAGGTTGTCGCGCATATGGGTCGCATCGGCATCCGGCGGATGGCTATCTTCCTCACCGGGGAGGACCGGCTCCTCATGTACCTGGAGACTGACGACGGGTTCGAAGCCCCCAACGATTTCGCTCGCCTGTCTGAGGACGCGCGCACGCGCGAGTGGGGGGACTTGATGGCAGCGCTGCAGCGCCCGGCTCCCGAAGCTGATGGCGAGGCAGGGTGGCTAAGAATAGAGAAGGTCTTTGACTTCGACCGCGAGCAAGGAAAGCCCTTGACGGCCCGATGACCGGCCGCGACTTCGTGGGCTCGGCGTCACTCGCGACGCGCGCGCTCGGACGGACCTCGTTGAGCCTCACCGTCCTCGGCCTCGGGTCGGCGCCCCTTGGAGGGCTCTACCGGCCGGTCGACGACGACGAAGCGGTCAAAACGGTAGCGCACGCGTACGCACGAGGGATTCGCTACTTCGATACCGCGCCGCTCTATGGCTTCGGACTCGCAGAGAGGCGCGTAGGCGCCGCCTTGAGGCGTCAGCGCAACGATTTCGTGATCTCGACGAAGGTCGGAAGACTGCTCAGGCCAGTGGAGGATGCCGCACCGGACCCACTCTTCCCCGGAGCCCCACCCCTTCGACCGGTGTTCGACTTCTCCTACGACGGCGTGATGCGGTCGTTCCACGAGAGCCTCGAACGCTTGGGGCTCGACTCCGTGGACATCCTCCTAATCCACGATCCCGACCACCACCAATTGGAGGCGCTGTCCGGCGCCGCGAAGGCGCTTGGGGCGATGAAGGCCGCAGGCGTGGTCAAAGCCATTGGAGTCGGGATGAACCACGCGGGGATGCTCCAGCGCATGGCCTCGGAAGCCGACTTCGACT
This genomic window contains:
- a CDS encoding GntR family transcriptional regulator; the encoded protein is MATRNSTEPQSKRAYDYLRDMIAKRAWPAGERLSIRWVSQRLGVSVTPVTAAVEQLEREGLLFVAPRSGTTIRPLGHDDIQQIFGLRRMIEIYAARIAVELAPDSAIDEAKACVAALANCIDRNHYRQDKIDDWMASDYRLHEIFVENCGNPLILETYRTYNVHLHIVRNFQVRALSNSDHGQKEHERIVKAFEQRDAEALVDVIDQHLSEACYEILRVVATTGVGI
- a CDS encoding mandelate racemase, producing the protein MLKHVSASATRAVEKDFVITDIDIRMCRNHDVDPGTLAHVRQRALDFLVVTITTQGGLQGHSFGFSARGAEAGGHVAAASIKPFFIGKDALARERHWHDFRSHDRWWNLVPTYAYSPFDICLWDIAAQAAGLPLYRLLGEYRRRVPVYGSSFVLPSVDAYAAQAAEVKSKGWHAYKIHPPGDPARDLEIYRACRDAVGPEFALMADPVAAYTYPQALRIGRELERLGYLWLEEPVFDVDAHSQRKLAAALDIPICGTEVLAGNHYAIANYIANDVVDIVRSDVSWKGGVTPVLKTAHLAESFGMQCEIHTSIYHAMEIVNLHCCSAIANCTYFELLVPTTGLDCGLKAGLVIDSEGFAHPPSTPGLGIEFDWDAIDRMTVGVL
- a CDS encoding ABC transporter permease, which gives rise to MRTLFSGLRREALSFQNAGVYYALLLIVAIFTVLTSAKGGLNYISGVNAANILDQMAIVGLLAVVTTIVLISGNFDLSVGSVAALSGAVGLALLDRYGVYIALAAALTVGLLVGLLNGVLVQVVRVNAFIVTLGTLTAVRGLLLLLTNARTVSANSLALTNVENVYQRTPNLLPLIGIVLLGIGLVTVFRNRSELRPAALRASVWLLIGAALVVYGIFNPYTLVLDREVYFMFAVTIAAWLVLRFTIVGRRLYAVGGNSEAARLSGIRVNLYRIGALVLSGVAAAFAGTMYAARIGAVTPDAMTGMELTVLAAAILGGTSLFGGFGSVIKSIVGTAILFTLANGFNVMNLGSNYQGLIQGAVIITAATIYTASGRAASHVRRGTARPTSVAASPSSGLEAPPSSNQGVQQARRA
- a CDS encoding sugar ABC transporter ATP-binding protein, yielding MSAASPLLRLIDVEKVYPNGTVALRGVDLTLDAGEIHGLVGANGAGKSTLIKILTGAIPPTAGEILWKGRQCSWTGPADAKASGIAAIYQHIPLVPTLSVLENVYLSRAGWRYDRRSRLRDFNALLDRIRYEIDPDALVQNLPIGLRQMTALLQALARGADLIIMDEPTASLSHEERQVVFRVVGHLSRAESTAFLYISHYLDEVLRLTSTVTVLRDGAAVATGPTASFAEQTLIRAIAGRALAEEIAGSIRPTAPHPIPRLTVSGLSSPGRLVDVSMSVAAGEIVGVAGLLGSGRSELLHAIFGDDRRRSGAVTVDGRPVEANPTVGVRAGIALVPEDRIRQGLIPEWEIWRNVTLPSLGTFSAGAWVLDTRRERQRAIDAIRELRIVAHSVEDPVSSLSGGNAQKVAFAKWTSGREKVLLLDEPTVGVDVGAKADILALIRRLADEGQAVVMVSSEFEELLAVCDRVLVLREGRCIREYRACDVTKEELLAAASGIDLEDGSAA
- a CDS encoding sugar ABC transporter substrate-binding protein, producing the protein MTRFGSLSALAAVAVGLVSLVACGGGGASGSGSNKTFTIGEINAGLQYPYAAAIGTGIKNKAQALGVKVIELDSKGKVETEASNVQDLIAQKVDLIILQPNDGAAAQREVAQIRAAGIPVMAVHTQVGTSDDPANVYSGLFAYVTQGEVQVGATAGALALQALPSGGQIAIVEGSGCCFVAVHQRSQGFLDAIHKGSASFTVVATQPGAWTPEGGRSACQNMLTAHPTIQLVYAMSQDMAAGCGQALSGLASKPKVVGVGIDQPTANLIKDGTIYGTVCQRPVTLGELAMSTAYDQLTGQTHYDRKYISLPTPAITQANLSDCPVQF
- a CDS encoding L-rhamnose mutarotase codes for the protein MLPSDVSVCQHRCGVRSFGLTLGLRPGAADAYRAYHAAPWPEVVAHMGRIGIRRMAIFLTGEDRLLMYLETDDGFEAPNDFARLSEDARTREWGDLMAALQRPAPEADGEAGWLRIEKVFDFDREQGKPLTAR
- a CDS encoding aldo/keto reductase: MTGRDFVGSASLATRALGRTSLSLTVLGLGSAPLGGLYRPVDDDEAVKTVAHAYARGIRYFDTAPLYGFGLAERRVGAALRRQRNDFVISTKVGRLLRPVEDAAPDPLFPGAPPLRPVFDFSYDGVMRSFHESLERLGLDSVDILLIHDPDHHQLEALSGAAKALGAMKAAGVVKAIGVGMNHAGMLQRMASEADFDCFLLAGRYTLLEQTSAEDLLHECQTRRIGVLIGGVFNSGVLASTGPEATFDYAPVSRAILDRVRGIQAICSRWNVPLKAAALQFPLAHPAVTSVVTGPRSVAELDELCDALTTPVPKEMWEELRHASYIADYCPIPS